Proteins encoded within one genomic window of Anopheles gambiae chromosome 3, idAnoGambNW_F1_1, whole genome shotgun sequence:
- the LOC1278193 gene encoding UV radiation resistance-associated gene protein codes for MFDRPRCRDWCPLSTQQLRLRSLMQISGHNITVPERNLSTSTPPTPACDTGAERLKCTVYFTLHQTPHSAPFYTSEKLDLHCNVLWAEIDCPATIKSSLRSVCVRVWEHTARPGQPARTKVPLESSDATRNDEEEATQPANEQTDRLLFAWGVYFSGLVPLARRNEKRLRPNTLVFQLHGGYFTSAACILEPEERRPPVVNLPVEAIGATVPKPNASSGQASPFSPSATIPIVGSGVGARRGGGSRGHTAENVLHCDTSNNSSPVTMSGAPLGSYQTPSSTSPHQWNFSNGGGGALLGVEGRFDKLSVSPVASNGGSSGGVLPHVARSTSPSSPLSWTEPFETSLKLRYLVMEFLPPEVRASYDVPRLLAIQERQRRIRYEADSVKTLIERICMKSAYCLNMELFASKHLVYRTGANQHRTGGMGKQLSRLLYQEREPIDPMVLLRGQELRRHIERARFRCRLLEQERDRMCGGMQQLRNRLNAACDSNIERESALMERYRTYGREKEQLYQQKMAYASQKDSVREVCAKMLMVRHQLLKGLNEIYYIKSTSQGIYTINDVPLPNAESYTDATPALALSVALGFVAHAVMMCSSFLDIPLRNPIKYDGSRSKIVDQIKLLPTMDRDFPLHCRSGPAPNALLYGVYLLNQNISQLKHQLSLSRGDPRATLVNLQDILTIPGIGGPLQKRDLEEAFQMLPSSVFGASSPGFISLSTAGGSSSGSSSSGSFLRDSPSSNRISRSVDNYTDRRQQMQRHYQLNRHPLQQAKRLSSSSSSASAVDQQQQDHLVPARRGCGDSTFSSDPILAQSVPLQRPCDFDGGKKF; via the exons ATGTTTGACCGTCCGAGATGTCGCGACTGGTGTCCACTATCGACGCAGCAGCTACGGTTGCGCAGCTTAATGCAGATCTCCGGCCACAACATAACCGTACCGGAGCGTAACCTCAGCACCTCAACGCCACCAACGCCAGCCTGCGACACAGGCGCAGAGAGATTGAAATGTACCGTATACTTTACGCTTCACCAGACGCCTCACTCCGCCCCGTTTTACACGAGCGAAAAGCTTGACCTGCACTGCAACGTACTGTGGGCGGAAATCGACTGTCCGGCAACGATCAAATCCTCCCtccggagtgtgtgtgtgcgggtgtggGAACACACCGCCCGACCCGGCCAGCCTGCCCGAACGAAAGTGCCTCTCGAGAGCAGCGATGCCACCAGGAACGACGAAGAGGAGGCGACGCAACCAGCGAACGAGCAGACCGACCGGTTGCTGTTTGCATGGGGCGTATATTTTTCCGGTCTGGTACCGCTGGCGCGACGCAACGAAAAGCGGCTCCGCCCGAACACGCTCGTGTTTCAGCTGCACGGCGGTTACTTCACCTCGGCCGCCTGTATCCTCGAGCCGGAAGAACGACGACCGCCGGTAGTGAACTTGCCCGTAGAAGCGATAGGCGCGACTGTACCAAAACCGAACGCATCCTCTGGTCAGGCGTCACCATTCTCGCCCTCCGCAACGATTCCAATCGTTGGGTCGGGTGTGGGTGCTcgacgtggtggtggtagtcgcGGACATACCGCCGAGAACGTGTTACACTGTGATACTAGCAATAATTCCTCCCCGGTAACGATGTCCGGGGCTCCGCTCGGCTCCTACCAGACGCCTTCCTCTACGTCTCCGCATCAGTGGAACTTCTcaaacggtggtggtggcgctcTGCTCGGTGTGGAAGGTCGCTTCGACAAGCTGTCCGTATCACCGGTCGCTAGCAACGGGGGAAGCAGTGGTGGTGTACTTCCCCATGTCGCACGATCAACCAGCCCTTCGTCACCGCTCAGCTGGACGGAACCGTTCGAGACGAGCTTGAAGCTGCGCTACCTTGTTATGGAGTTCCTTCCGCCGGAGGTGCGCGCTAGCTACGAcgtaccgcggctgctggcaatCCAGGAACGGCAGCGAAGGATTCGCTACGAGGCGGACAGCGTCAAAACGCTCATCGAGCGCATCTGCATGAAGAGTGCCTACTGTCTCAACATGGAGCTGTTCGCGAGCAAGCATTTGGTGTACCGGACGGGAGCGAACCAACACCGGACGGGCGGGATGGGCAAGCAGCTGAGCCGGTTGCTGTACCAGGAGCGCGAACCAATCGATCCGATGGTGTTGCTTCGCGGCCAGGAGCTACGGCGGCACATCGAGCGGGCTCGGTTTCGCTGCCGGCTGCTGGAGCAGGAACGCGACCGGATGTGCGGTGGAATGCAGCAGCTGCGCAATCGGCTGAATGCGGCCTGTGATAGCAACATTGAGCGAGAGTCGGCACTGATGGAGCGCTATCGGACGTACGGGCGGGAGAAGGAGCAGCTGTACCAACAGAAGATGGCTTACGCTAGCCAGAAGGACAGCGTGCGCGAGGTATGCGCAAAGATGCTAATGGTGCGCCATCAGTTGCTAAAGGGGCTGAACGaaatttattacattaaatCG ACGAGTCAGGGCATCTACACCATTAACGATGTACCATTGCCGAATGCGGAATCGTACACGGACGCAACGCCGGCACTGGCCCTCAGCGTTGCTCTTGGCTTCGTTGCCCACGCTGTGATGATGTGTTCCTCGTTTTTAGATATTCCCTTACG AAATCCCATTAAGTATGACGGTTCCCGTTCGAAGATAGTGGACCAAATTAAGCTACTACCAACGATGGATCGAGA CTTTCCCCTGCACTGTCGCTCGGGACCAGCGCCGAACGCGCTGCTGTATGGGGTGTACCTGTTGAATCAGAACATTTCCCAGCTCAAGCATCAGCTCTCGCTGAGCCGGGGCGACCCGCGGGCCACGCTCGTTAATCTGCAGGACATTCTCACCATCCCCGGCATCGGCGGGCCGCTGCAGAAGCGTGATCTTGAGGAAGCGTTCCAAATGCTACCCTCGTCCGTGTTCGGGGCGTCATCGCCCGGGTTTATTTCGCTGTCGACTGCCGGTGGGAGCAGTagcggtagcagcagtagtggaTCGTTCCTTCGTGACAGCCCCTCTAGTAATAG AATTTCCCGCTCGGTTGACAACTACACGGACCGAAGGCAGCAGATGCAAAGGCACTACCAGCTTAATAGACATCCGTTGCAGCAGGCAAAAAGGctgtcgagcagcagcagcagtgccagcgccgtcgaccagcagcagcaggaccaTCTCGTACCGGCTAGGCGCGGCTGTGGGGACAGCACCTTCTCTTCCGATCCCATCCTAGCCCAGAGCGTCCCATTACAGCGACCGTGCGATTTTGACGGGGGTAAAAAGTTCTAA
- the LOC1278192 gene encoding uncharacterized protein LOC1278192 isoform X2: MNMRVSELTEIALQMMGYKLFDRNGTPTDSLEAVIEKHQYANDDQMALAKPANKRKNPNTPTKSEQQFASQFNLPDFDTILTNPVRYVDGQLVSFEQQQQQRLAVLRMQDSIAKPKVKSIRASNLKQISNSKQGLETQLMRTYKAMSEADETELLSRTKYDLDIGEHIQLKQGLLLREFNVLLQLLKRVMDDLSDNYAQFDFAWLMMRKLDEMLKGAERTSTSA, translated from the exons ATGAACATGCGCGTATCGGAGCTGACGGAGATTGCCCTGCAGATGATGGGCTACAAGCTGTTCGATCGGAACGGCACACCTACTGACTCGCTCGAAGCGGTAATCGAAAAGCACCAGTACGCAAACGATGACCAAATGGCACTGGCCAAACCCGCCAACAAGCGCAAAAATCCCAACACACCGACAAAAAGCGAGCAACAGTTTGCGAGCCAGTTCAATCTGCCCGATTTCGACACCATACTCACGAACCCGGTCCGGTACGTGGACGGCCAGCTAGTGTcgttcgagcagcagcagcagcagcgtctgGCCGTGTTGCGCATGCAGGACAGTATTGCCAAGCCGAAGGTGAAATCGATCCGAGCATCGAATTTGAAACAGATTTCCAACAGCAAGCAGGGCCTGGAGACACAGCTGATGCGCACGTACAAAGCGATGAGCGAAGCGGATGAGACGGAGCTGCTGTCCCGAACGAAGT ATGATTTGGATATTGGCGAACACATACAGCTCAAGCAGGGGCTGCTGTTGCGCGAGTTTAACGTACTGCTCCAGCTGCTCAAACGCGTGATGGACGACCTGTCCGACAACTACGCCCAGTTTGATTTTGCGTGGCTTATGATGCGCAAATTGGACGAAATGTT AAAGGGTGCCGAACGAACGTCTACGAGCGCTTAA
- the LOC1278192 gene encoding uncharacterized protein LOC1278192 isoform X1, protein MNMRVSELTEIALQMMGYKLFDRNGTPTDSLEAVIEKHQYANDDQMALAKPANKRKNPNTPTKSEQQFASQFNLPDFDTILTNPVRYVDGQLVSFEQQQQQRLAVLRMQDSIAKPKVKSIRASNLKQISNSKQGLETQLMRTYKAMSEADETELLSRTKSDDLDIGEHIQLKQGLLLREFNVLLQLLKRVMDDLSDNYAQFDFAWLMMRKLDEMLKGAERTSTSA, encoded by the exons ATGAACATGCGCGTATCGGAGCTGACGGAGATTGCCCTGCAGATGATGGGCTACAAGCTGTTCGATCGGAACGGCACACCTACTGACTCGCTCGAAGCGGTAATCGAAAAGCACCAGTACGCAAACGATGACCAAATGGCACTGGCCAAACCCGCCAACAAGCGCAAAAATCCCAACACACCGACAAAAAGCGAGCAACAGTTTGCGAGCCAGTTCAATCTGCCCGATTTCGACACCATACTCACGAACCCGGTCCGGTACGTGGACGGCCAGCTAGTGTcgttcgagcagcagcagcagcagcgtctgGCCGTGTTGCGCATGCAGGACAGTATTGCCAAGCCGAAGGTGAAATCGATCCGAGCATCGAATTTGAAACAGATTTCCAACAGCAAGCAGGGCCTGGAGACACAGCTGATGCGCACGTACAAAGCGATGAGCGAAGCGGATGAGACGGAGCTGCTGTCCCGAACGAAGT CAGATGATTTGGATATTGGCGAACACATACAGCTCAAGCAGGGGCTGCTGTTGCGCGAGTTTAACGTACTGCTCCAGCTGCTCAAACGCGTGATGGACGACCTGTCCGACAACTACGCCCAGTTTGATTTTGCGTGGCTTATGATGCGCAAATTGGACGAAATGTT AAAGGGTGCCGAACGAACGTCTACGAGCGCTTAA